One Besnoitia besnoiti strain Bb-Ger1 chromosome VIII, whole genome shotgun sequence DNA segment encodes these proteins:
- a CDS encoding transmembrane protein (encoded by transcript BESB_081390) codes for MMAYLRTARSGLASGARLPACKRLASVATVAALLLAACVRLAPRESSWAPQVYGASAAYFYVQESQDKCFVESVPVGVALTVTYKNPENPGVTCSIIFKDPNGRSVFSREVLPTDAYGKISHMTASVGEYKVCISCASSKWFSTQLLKWSVSIELGDTDINIDDLAKKDQVDSLQLKLHAIAKRLEAMQAENEYERLQEERFQRTNESINSRVVWFSVLQLLLLCGTTLISVFYLIRYFHSQKII; via the exons ATGATGGCGTACCTGAGGACTGCCCGCTCTGGGCTCGCttctggcgcgcgcctccctgcgTGCAAACGTCTGGCGAGTGTAGCCACGGTTGCCGCACTTTTGCTTGCGGCATGCGTCCGTCTCGCCCCCCGCGAATCATCGTGGGCTCCGCAGGTCTacggcgcctctgccgcgtaCTTTTACGTTCAGGAGTCTCAGGATAAATGCTTCGTGGAAAGTGTTCCCGTTGGTGTGGCCCTGACCGTCACCTACAAAAACCCTGAAAATCCTG GCGTCACCTGCAGCATTATCTTCAAGGACCCGAACGGCCGCTCAGTCTTCAGCCGCGAAGTCCTCCCGACCGACGCCTATGGCAAGATTTCGCACATGACGGCCTCGGTGGGCGAGTACAAAGTCTGCATttcctgcgcgtcctccaAGTGGTTTTCCACGCAGCTCCTGAAGTGGTCCGTCTCCATCGAACTCGGCGACACCGACATCAACATCGAC GATCTCGCGAAGAAGGATCAAGTCGACTCGCTGCAACTCAAGCTGCATGCCATTGCGAAGCGTCTCGAGGCCATGCAGGCTGAGAACGAGTACGAGCGCCTGCAG GAGGAGCGGTTCCAGAGGACGAACGAGTCGATCAACAGCCGCGTTGTGTGGTTCTCCGTTCTTCAgttgcttcttctctgcggcacGACGCTCATCTCTGTCTTTTACTTGATTCGCTACTTCCACTCTCAGAAGATTATCTAA
- a CDS encoding replication factor a protein 3 protein (encoded by transcript BESB_081400), whose protein sequence is MAPAVYCRSLPFAHLAQHVGATVSLTGRVKQVEEGIVILQTCDGSCVKCQLATEAPPCKFLKVTGRVQENLTLVQHENHVLVPLGDELDMGLARDVAYVTKHPLFSTLFEAVA, encoded by the exons ATGGCGCCTGCTGTTTACTGCCG cTCGCTTCCGTTCGCACACTTGGCGCAGCACGTCGGCGCGACCGTCAGCCTCACGGGTCGCGTCAAGCAGGTGGAGGAGGGCATCGTCATTCTGCAGACCTGTGACG GCTCCTGCGTGAAGTGCCAACTGGCGACCGAAGCGCCCCCGTGCAAGTTCCTCAAGGTGACCGGTCGTGTGCAGGAGAACCTCACGCTCGTTCAACACGAAAACCACGTCCTCGTGCCGCTGGGCGACGAACTCG ATATGGGCCTGGCGCGCGACGTGGCCTACGTGACGAAGCATCCGCTGTTCTCCACGCTGTTCGAGGCCGTCGCGTAG